GCAACAAGCGCTGGTACTCCCAATGGCACAACCACAACTACAAGTAAAGGTATATCTGAAGATGgatttattttattgaataaaatcTATGCTGAATCAGGAAGACATGAAACTGTATGGTGTATATTACGAGCTTATCATTATaccaattcattatcattaagTGATAAGTTTTTGTATCCTCGATTAGATGTTAATCCTCATTCTAGTGTTGAATTAAGTCCCACGGGgtataaattttttgttgatttatttattaaatttgataaagataatgatggtggattaaatgaagatgaattaaACACTTTATTTCGATCAACCCCAGGGATACCTAAATTATGGGTTGAATCGAATTTCCCATCATCTATTGTTTGTAATGAAGAAGGTTATGTTACATTACAAGGATGGTTAGCACAATGGAATCTAACTACTTTTTTAAGTTATAAAACCACATTAGAATATTTGGCTTATTTAGGATTTGATGAAGGGAATTCCACTAAAGCTCTTAAAGTGACCAAACCAAGGAAAATTAGACAGAAAAATGGCAAAACTTATCGAAATGCCGTAAATGATAGAAATgtatttaattgttttatagTGGGGGCCCCCAAAGCTGGGAAAAGTTCATTATTAGAACTGTTTTTACATGGTTCATATAGTGATATTTATTCCCCAACTATTCAACCCAGATTAGTGGTTAAAGATATAGAATTACGGGGTGGGAAACAAtgttatttgattttagaAGAATTAGGGGAATTAGAACCTGCaatattggaaaataaATCACGTTTGGATCAATGTGATGTAATTTGTTATGCTTATGATTCTTCTGATCCAGAAAGTTTCCAATATCTTGTTGAATTACGAGAAAAACACGGACATTTATTGGATGAAGTACCAGCGGTATTTGTTGCATTAAAAGCTGATTTGgataaacaacaacaacgttGTGATGTTCAACCAGAAAATTATACAcgtgatttatttttaaattcacCGTTACATGTTTCATTAGCATGGAATTCTTCCCTTCATGAAATGtttattcaattggttGATGCTGCTAAAACTCCATCTAGTGCTACCCCGGGGATTGAATTAGAAGTGTCAGTGGATCAAGATGATATTAAACATATAATAATGACAGGAGCAGCAATAGCTGTAGTGGGTTTAGTATCAATTTGGGTATTAAATAGTCTTCGACGGTaaataaatgaaagaatgaatgaatgCGGCGTCCACAAATTACTGTTTTTGGATTTGTATAAGagccaaagaaaaaaatatttgtcGCACCatctcatcatcatcttgcTTGTTAGAAAGTTAGAGAGATGGgaactgaaaaaaaaaaattcaaaagtAGAAATTTATCTCTTTCTTTACCATACATATATACAtctataataataacttaGTCCTAATGTCAtcagaaaaagaatataaacCAGTGACAGTTGATAAACCAATACCAAACACTTATGATCTTGGTAATTTAGCAACATTTGATCCTAATCCATtagataatgaaaaattattatccaAAGATGAATCAATAAAAGAAGATCATCTTCAATCAGTAACTAGAGATAATgttcaattattgataaatcaaatattatcattaccaGTGAAAATCACTACTGAAACTCATGGATCTTCCACGGGACAAAACTCCACTATGactttaattcaattaccagaaccaacaacaatattacCTAGAGAAAAACCTATTCCAAAGGCTAAACCACTCACTAAATGGCAACAATTTGCTGCTAGAAAGGGAATTAAACCAAAGGCTAAAGATGGGAAAATGGTTTATGATGAAGATACTGGTGAATGGGTACCTAAATGGGGGTATAAAGGTAAGAATAAACTGATTGATGATCAATGGTtagttgaagttgatgataaagtgaaaaatactgaagatgaattgattgatccAAGAACTTTGAAACGTGctgaaagaaagaaattgattaaaaagaatgaattACAACATAAACGAAATTTAAGAAACCAAGGTGCTGTTTAAGGGAGAAAAAAGTAGGTAGTAGAAGAATGGGTTTTAATTTGACTTAATGTGTTCTTTTGAAAAGATATATAACTAATATATAAATGGTTGCCATAGTATATTCTGAAAGGAAAGAATGTGAATTCTTGAAGCTCTTGTTAGGCTGGTTGTGCCCCAGGCGCGGTAGGATATACAAGAGATGTTGTAGGTCGGCCCCTTTGTAGACGCATAAAATAATATGCGATGTAAAAGCTAGGCCAGCCTACGACGCAACGGGCATGGCAGGAAACACCAATTTAAGGCCCTTAAAGCCAAGAAGGGGGAGCAGACagacaaaaaataaatttgattccCCAACACCACCCAGCAGCACCAGCAGtagaaggaaaaaaaggaaaaataggaaaaaaaaaatacaaaaccaaaataaaaataaaatccaAAAACTTAAGAGccaaaacaatttgatcaattggtaataatacaatcaatattttgggattcttgttgtttaatAGTGTTAAAAATACAGTATTATGTCTACCATTAAGTTTGATTATAAACAATACCTTCCTACAATTGACGTATgatacaatttttttttataattgttTTGATAAGCATAAAATTTCCTAACGATATACTAACCATTGAAATAGGCCATTTTAAGTGTTGCCAATTTGGAAGAAATAACTGtgaaaagaataagaaatgcattacaagaattatttgaagtGGATCTAACCCCAAATAAGGTATGTTTGATATGAATTTTCCTTTTAACTTTAAGAGTACCAATATTAACATTCTTTTTCCCCTTTTGAAGGGGTTGGGCTATTTAGaaacaaatcaatgaagTGATATTACAACGATACCATGATTTAGTTGAAAGACgagaaaatgatgaaaaacGCAAACAAGAAATCGATAGGAAAGAAATGGAGAGACAAGATGCTCTTTTGGCAGCTAAGTTACTGAGAGAAGAAATGGGTAGGTTTGGGAAACGAACTATTCGTAAGGCAACACAAACAGcatcaaaaataaaatcatcGAAATCAAAATCCAATACAAAACGTCTGGCCCCTAATAATGCTTTTAATAGAGAAATGGCATTATCTCCAGAATTAACCAATGTGATTGGTGTTGATAAATGTTCAAGGCCACAGGTGGTAAAACTTTTATGGGCATATATTAAAGATcacaatttacaaaatcCCCAAGATAAACGACAAATTGAAtgtgatgaaaaattgcaaaaattatttaaaaaaagtatGTTACATTACAATGTtattcatatatatatcacAAGATCTATTGTGGACAAAAATTTTACTAAccaaaaatgatttttctAGAGAGTGTTGGTGCATTCCATATGAATAAGATTTTAAGTGATCATATCTTTAAACCAGAAGATTGGGAAACAAGTTTTTCTTCCACTGGAATTGGAAGTAGTATGACTGAAGAAGATCCTGATCCCGATACTACACAAGACTTTGCAAATAATGTCAAAGAGGAAAGTGTTTCAGAAGAAGAGTAAGAAACTTGGGGTAAGATGGGATAGGAGGATTGAGTTATAAGTTTGTATTTGTAATGTATTATTTAGAGTAAAAAAGTAATATAAAGAGTTACCAAAAAGTATCAATTTTGTCGGGGATAGTTTATTCTCTCTACAATATGCGCATAGTATAAATATTCAGCTTCAATAGTATCCTGTAAATCTTCAAAGTTGGATTGACGGGGGATTTAAAGTAAacatttacaaaataaagaaaatatacaataagaaatcaaattagaGAAAGAATTAGAGAGAGAGAATATGTTGGAGCCGGCGGTGActgtggtggtgatggGTGGTGGTACCTACATTAAGTATAAACTAAAAATGGAAAAGTTGTGTGTAATTAagcccaaaaaaaaaaaaattctgagttaatttttgttttcttttttggatTGCCTGTTCATAATTTGTATTACTACTATACAAATTGTATTTGCTTGTTTGCGATTcttatattataatatttacAACCACTACTACAACCACTTTTATTtctgatttttttatttctgatttttgaaattacaaCATCAATATCGTCATACAATGAAATCGAGGAATTCACCTTCTGTGGATCTGCCGAGATCACGAAGAGTAGTGAGTATGGCGTCCACGTCGACTATACAGATTTCACACTTGGGTCCGGAACCGGCTAGTAAAGAGGAATTATACAAATATGTATTGAAAGTTATTCTTTTGGAATATAGTAATGAAGCTCGGTTTAGAACACCAATACTAGaatcaatcaaacaaacaacacGTCCTAGTAGCAATAGATCAAGTATGGTATTTGACCAAAAGATCCCACAGTATGCTttgaaaaacttgaaaactcaattacaattgatcatgacaaataaaaaacaagTTGACGAAAAATTTCGAAGATCATTATTAAGAATATACGGTGAATTATTAGATCCCAATCTGGAGAATGAGGTTCggaaaattgattttttgataCCTAAATTTGCTGCATTTgcaaatcaagaattaaaaaaagtgTCACAAATGAATGATGACGAGATAACTGACACTGTTTTTGAACAAACTAgacaatttgttgattttcttATAGAAATTGTGACGGCAAAGAAAGATTACGATCCAGCATTGATATCACAATTGAAAGCCAGAAAAGATTCTTTCCAAACATCAAATGCCAAACTACAACCTGAATCCAATCAAAATGTCAAGTATCCAACTAAATCCTATAGAATAAGTGACAtgaataaatcatttgttgatttacTTAAAAAGATTTTCGATGTTGACGATACGAAATTACAACAAGATGTattcaaatataaagaCATAGCATTAGCTAAACCATTACATCATGATGTCCAAGAATTAGCTAAAATACAGGTGAACCTAGATAATTTCTCATCTGACACTGCATTGCAACAATGGAAAGAAAGACAAGAACACATTAAGTCTCAAGTTATTAATAGATACAAAATCCCGTCTGACTTGACACTTTTACCTATACCGCCAATTCCTAGTGATGAAGATTATTATGTTCTTCCCAAGAATGGAGAACTGAGAATATATTTCCAGACTCTTGTGAAATGCATAATGAATTCTCGGAATCAAATGGAATTTTCTGACCCCAATGAACCATTTTTcgaaaaaaatgaattggaCTTGATTAATATTTGTGCAAGAGCTTGGCACATAGACTACCCCACTAGAGCAGTAGCCTTATACTCAGCAGCACAATCTGCAGATGCATTGGTTGATTTTCCCTTAGATACTGCACTGAAGAAATCAACTCCTGTAAACATTATAGCCagtgaaaaattgtttcatttaTGTAAACAGATGGTAGAAGATGGGAACTTGGATTGGGATGAAAAAACCATATGGTCAATTGAAGATCAAAATGAATGGGTGAATGACTTGTCTGAATCTTATAGTCAAGTATTTAATGCATTGAAAGAAAAccttcaattgatattcaATGAAACTGTGAAACCTAAATTCGGTCCTTATTTGCAATTCCTTGGTGATTACATTGAATCAGATGCATTATTCCCATTGATGGAAGAGACAAATTTACCTAAAAAATGGGAAAAAAGGCTTACAAAGTCATTAATGAAAGTTGCTGGAGGCAGATATGGAGAATACCTTGCTAGTTTACCTAGAAATGGTTCAGTCAATGTGATTCACATAATTAATGTTTGTGACAGTTTAATAGCCGATATCAAGAAGCTACAGAAACGTTACAAGAATCCATTATTAGGATTTTTAAATGTGGCGAGAACTGTTGCTTCAATCACTACGGGAATGTTTGCTAGTGATGCTGAAGCAACTCTTAACTACATTAAAACAATACTACAAAACAATGATGAAAGAATACCTTATGCCGATGCCTTGGAGGTTTATCAATTGCTTAACGAAATTAGAGATATTCATAATCAAGTAACGCCAGCTGGCTCGGtgtttaaatttgatttagaGAAATTCTTTTACCCTTATTTGGAAGCTTGGGTCAATGAAAGTGATGAGAAAGTACATGGTATTGTTAATGAGGCACTCAAAAAAGATAACTATGAACCCATTGATttagatgaagatgataaaAGAAGCAGTCATACTATATTGGATATATTTGCCATTATTAAGCAATATGTAATGACAATTAAAAAACAGAATTGGAATGATGAAAATCAGATCAACAATGTTTATACtgttttattgaaaagtaTTTCCAATGGAGCATTGTTCTATTCTGACCaagtttcaaaaaaaataatacaagAATTACAACCTCCGGCCCCAGAACcaacagaagaagaaattccTGAAtcgaaaaagaattggttgCATGAAGTTAAAAATGTGGtttcaaatattcaaaattttaaaagacCTGAACCTGAAGTGGTTTACAATTTCGAAGCAACTACTTGTGTGGCATTGAATAACTTATCAGCAATGATGAATCAATTAACAAAACTTGAAGATTGGATTGATGTGGAAACACTTTCTGcaacttcttcatcaccaaaacaatatttgaGTCATGTTTTCTCCATTAGAATTGTTCGCGGTGAAAATCTTCGTGCTTCGAAAGATGCCATGTGGGGGAAAATTAATCCTTATGTCGCCGCAGTTGATTTGAATGGTAAAAGGTTACTTACAAGGACAAGAACAATCGATCATAACCCTGATCCTGAATGggatgaagaatttgaaattaccaTCCCACCAGAACAGTCATCACTTGATATttcagttgttgtttgggATGATAGATTTGGTCAACATCAATTATGTGGTAAGGCATTCCTTGAATTAAACCCCAGAAGATTTAGTACCAGTGGTATCCCTGAAGAAATCACTTTAGACCTAGATTTCCAAGGGAAAGTTGTACTTGAAGTTGCCGTTGAAAGTGAAATTTTGGATGCCAAATTTGTCATGGGGAGAGCTTTTAGAGCTTTAATGAGAGCTCAAGAaagatcaattaaattgataGTTGAGAAATTTTCAGGTTTCATTCAGAGTTGCTTTTCACGCgccaatttgaaatcagtTTGTGCTAAAGGTCAACCATCAAGAgaagaatttgaacaatcaatacaaaatttatgtgattatttgaatatgaATTTAAGTATTCTCAAAGGGTTCTTGATGAATGAAATCTTTATGAAAACTATGGTGGCAACTTGGAAAAATGTTGTTAGTGCTGCTGATGAATTAATGTTAcctaaattatcaaaagcGAAAATCAATACTGAATCTGGTGGTACATCATGGCAATCTGTTTCATCAAAACTCGCCACAGtttcattatcttcaatTGGGATTTTAGGAATTGATGGaccattatcaattaatgaaattgaaactgtTTTAGGTTGGCTTAATTTCTTGTGTACATTTTTCCATCATGAAGGTAATGGACCACCTATGGAAGATTTAAAAACTgatcaatatcaatcatTACTTTTAGTTCCGGCTTTATATGATCAAACCGATgaatatttgattgaagaaGTAGAAAGATTATCTACTGCTTATGTACAAATGTTGaacaatagaaataatGCCGATTTGGCATTTCATACTGAAAATAATGggaattcaattaaaaatggGAAAAGCATGAATAGAACTGGAAGTCTTTTAAGAAATAATACCATCAATGCTAATGCTACTGCAAAAGCCAGAAAGCAAGCTGctaaagaaataaaagaagCAAAATCAGATCCGATTGCCAGTAAAACATCTAAAGAAGATATAATTTTAAGAATATTAATTGCAAGAGGTAAAAGAAATTATGTTTGTCAAAGATTAAATCAAAGAGCAAAATTGGCTTATAGTATGGCCACGGAAAGAATGGCTAGAGCAGCAGCAGAAAGAAGATTCAATTGAGTTAGTCtgtattttttgtattCCTTTTGTAAACAAAGAACTTTTATATTTCTTATAatgttttgaaataaaacaatacgttttacaaatttataacatttgaaaatataataaaaagcACGTAGATATATTTAAAATACATATAAAACAGTTacataaaatataaaaaaataaaaaatagggaaataaagaaaaggggggaaagaaaaatataaaataaacaCACAtgtaaataaatcaaactaattttttttaaaaaaaaaacaactaaGATGACTTGGTTTCAGATTGGGCTTTGTCATTCTCTCCAAGGACTTCTGTATTATTAGTTTCATCAGCTGTAGTGTCATCAACGTCATGTTGAATTGTACTATCATTTGTTTCCTCAACAATAGTATCTTCTTGTTTGTTTTCAGTAGTTGCTGATTTTGCGTCTGGTTCTGTGTTGTTgtcattattgttttcaatgACTTCAACATTCTCCGTGGCTCCCTTTGTAGGTTCATTAGCCTCCGATTCTTTCAGTTTATCAGATGAATTCAACACCTCCTCAAATTTCTTAAATTCAACACCTCctttatcaaataaaatagcAACTTTTTGTTCAGTTACTTCAAGGTTTTGATCTTCTGGAAGACTAGACTTCCAACCATTTTCTCCGTCTATAAGATCTTTAAGATGAGCCAATTTATCTTCTCTTTTAGAATTAGAGTCTTGCTTTTTATAAACAGCTTTGGaaacaaattcatcatGCGAACCACTttcaaaaaacaaactgTATGAGTTTTCACTGACAGATACTTTAAGACCAGATCCAGTACGTCCTTCTACTGACTCTTCATCCACTGACTCGATAAATGATCTTGCAAATGGCATATTCAATTTGGAAGCTGGTACGCCTTCTGTAGGATGTGACATCACATAACTGGTAACATAATAATTGTATTTCTCTTCAACATTTTCATGGTCATTAATGGTTAAATCATCTAGactgataaattgaatattgacACTACTATCGCTTTCTTTGAACGATATTTTAAACATATTCTCTTCAGGTGACATAAACGACCTTACCAGTATACGATACAAAATTTGTTCTTTGGCACTTGAAACAGGCTTCAATCTATCATTCTCAAATAATACCATTATTTCGGAGGTTTTAGCATCAGTAATCATCGAATGCATATGCTTTATCATAGCTTGTACAACTTTATCAATAGTATAAATCTTGTAGGCTCTGTTTCTGTAACCTTGACGTAAACTTTCTTCAAACCATTGATGTTCAATCTCTCCTTCAATTAACTTTTCTGATAATTCTAACACTTGTTTATAACAATCTTTGGTTCCGACAATCTCAACACCCATGTCTTCCAATTGGTGCAGGagcaaattcaaatcttttgCAAATTTAGGAAATTTACGATTTCTAATTTCCTTGCcaactttttcattcatGGATTTGATTTCGGCTAATCTGGTATACAAAGTTTGCAAGTGACGGAAGAAAACATAAATAGTTGTGTTACAAAACAAGTTGTATTTGTCCCGTCTCGTTTGTATGTTTTCATCGTTCAACAGAAATTTGGTATTGGCAGTTGTGATCCATAATTCACTCGATTTTTCAAGCTCTTCATTGGCTTCTTGAATAGCTAACTCAGCAGATTGCAAGCCTGGTGATCCTGAACGATCATCCTTTTTAGATTTGGATTGTTTCTTCAAGACATCTTTAAGTAAATCTGTGTCTCTTGATCTCTTTTTGGAAGAATCTGATCCATTTTCACTCATCTCAACGTCACCTTTTtcgttttcttcttcagacGACTTTTCAATTCTGCCTCTTGCCACCAATGCTGTTTCAATGGTTTCTGTCGGTATACTGAAAAACAAAGACatgaaaaattgtaaaaattGTAACAACTTTTCTCTGTCATGTACTGAGTAAGTGGAGgatttgttgatgaaaacTTCTGCCAATTTCAAGATATCAAATAAAACTTCATTATCCTTGAAATcataatttaattgttcTTGAGGTTTAGGAGTCAACGGGTGCaatcttttgttttgttgctCTACTTTGACAGTACTGATTTCACTTACCAATTGCTTGACagtcaacaatttcttgtcGGCCTGTTTAAATGTTAACCCAACATGATCCAATGACTTGTAGAACACTTTTTGCTCCATTTCTCTCCATACTTTATTCCATTCTCTTTGAGCACGTTTCCattcttcatctttttgCTTTAATCTTTTCAACACAATTGGAACAGCAATTGAAGGGTTCTCGTGTAAAGCATCAATGACTTCAAACCCACGGTCTTTATCATAGATTTTtctaatgatttttttgtaaattgtaCTGGAGTTATGACCCAAGCCGGGAGGTAATTTGAAAGTTGCCTTTTGTTCCGGCGTCATATTGGCAATTCTATTGGCAATAGtttccaaaatttgaatCGTACGCAAATTGGATTCCATGTAATAGTCGAATTCTAATCTTTCTTCTTCGATCTTGAATAATATTTCCTCATATTGATTCTTACGATGGGCAATGAATCCTGAATCTTCCGATGCCCACGTAGGATGGCCAACCCACTCATCATTCAAAACTTCCCAACACATCTCGTCTCTACCTGAACAAGGCATGTATGTTTCTGCTTTTGGCAATTGTCTGTATGAAGGACCATAGGCCTTACATAACGAAAGCTCAAGATGATGTTTTTTGAAAGTGatgttttcaatattttgagGTTTATCCTCGTACCCAACAAACATTTTAAACCAATTAAATAACTCAACATTTGTGTCTCCAATGAAACCTTGAACTCTTTCAACTAAAGTATCTTTGTCAATGATATCTTGAGTgaataaattcaacaatttcaaaaaatcgCCGtatgtttgtttgttaCCAATGGCCTTCTTaactttatcaaaaaaCCCAATTTCTTCTGAAAACGAAGTGCTTTTAACCGTACCTGATGGAGGTACTGGTTCTGGAACACCTGGCACTAATGTAGGGTTGGTTGTAACAGGTACAGGGACTTGTGCTTTATTTGATACCTTTTGCCCTCTTTGTGGTACTGCACCAGTCCTCATGTTAGAGTACTGACTTTCTTGGTTGTAATTATCTTGATAGGGTTCAGAAACAgactttttctttcccaCAACTTGTTCATTAGATGGAGCTCCATAAACAGATTCGGGACTGGCTGCACCTTGgaaattgttttgttgttgagcaGCTGTCTGCTGTAATTGTGcatattgttgatttgtgGCTTGTCCAGCAGGTTGGAAATTGCCAACAGGCGGCAACTGTGTTCCATTGTTAACATAATATCCATCCTGTGCTGGTGTCTGTTGGTAATTTAGATTGCTGGTGTC
This genomic stretch from Candida albicans SC5314 chromosome 1, complete sequence harbors:
- the SIN3 gene encoding transcriptional regulator (Protein similar to S. cerevisiae Sin3p (transcriptional corepressor involved in histone deacetylase recruitment); has paired amphipathic helix PAH1 domain; interacts with ScOpi1p, not CaOpi1p; transposon mutation affects filamentous growth), with the protein product MSNHQEPWNNQQRPLGQPFNRQHPPVLPPPATLEQGGQAFYPLPSLPSLGNGSGHHPHGFNIPSINPASDQIQMGQSPSDQSRQTAELRRPSNVALNPPQTTNSTHLPPPSSLGHVGNEQGAYPPTISQPAPQASPVIGGVPNRSTTTNVYRPLNVKDALSYLDQVKVQFSNQAEVYNNFLDIMKDFKSQSIDTPGVIDRVSTLFRGHPNLIQGFNTFLPPGYKIECSLDPSDPNPIRVTTPTGTTTRPNLSSATYNQRWGGEESSTINQQEQSSPQSQSAQQAQQFADQASMEAQNGASGQVGFNHAISYVNKIKTRFASQPDIYKQFLEILQTYQREQKQIAEVYEQVTVLFANSPDLLDDFKQFLPDTSNLNYQQTPAQDGYYVNNGTQLPPVGNFQPAGQATNQQYAQLQQTAAQQQNNFQGAASPESVYGAPSNEQVVGKKKSVSEPYQDNYNQESQYSNMRTGAVPQRGQKVSNKAQVPVPVTTNPTLVPGVPEPVPPSGTVKSTSFSEEIGFFDKVKKAIGNKQTYGDFLKLLNLFTQDIIDKDTLVERVQGFIGDTNVELFNWFKMFVGYEDKPQNIENITFKKHHLELSLCKAYGPSYRQLPKAETYMPCSGRDEMCWEVLNDEWVGHPTWASEDSGFIAHRKNQYEEILFKIEEERLEFDYYMESNLRTIQILETIANRIANMTPEQKATFKLPPGLGHNSSTIYKKIIRKIYDKDRGFEVIDALHENPSIAVPIVLKRLKQKDEEWKRAQREWNKVWREMEQKVFYKSLDHVGLTFKQADKKLLTVKQLVSEISTVKVEQQNKRLHPLTPKPQEQLNYDFKDNEVLFDILKLAEVFINKSSTYSVHDREKLLQFLQFFMSLFFSIPTETIETALVARGRIEKSSEEENEKGDVEMSENGSDSSKKRSRDTDLLKDVLKKQSKSKKDDRSGSPGLQSAELAIQEANEELEKSSELWITTANTKFSLNDENIQTRRDKYNLFCNTTIYVFFRHLQTLYTRLAEIKSMNEKVGKEIRNRKFPKFAKDLNLLSHQLEDMGVEIVGTKDCYKQVLELSEKLIEGEIEHQWFEESLRQGYRNRAYKIYTIDKVVQAMIKHMHSMITDAKTSEIMVLFENDRLKPVSSAKEQILYRISVRSFMSPEENMFKISFKESDSSVNIQFISLDDLTINDHENVEEKYNYYVTSYVMSHPTEGVPASKLNMPFARSFIESVDEESVEGRTGSGLKVSVSENSYSLFFESGSHDEFVSKAVYKKQDSNSKREDKLAHLKDLIDGENGWKSSLPEDQNLEVTEQKVAILFDKGGVEFKKFEEVLNSSDKSKESEANEPTKGATENVEVIENNNDNNTEPDAKSATTENKQEDTIVEETNDSTIQHDVDDTTADETNNTEVLGENDKAQSETKSS